TCGAGGCGTATATTGCCGAGGGCTGCGTGCCGGGCGGCACCGGGCGCAACTTCGACAGCTACGGCCATCTGGTGGGCGAGATGAGCGATTTGCAGCGTCAGCTGCTGTGCGATCCGCAAACCTCCGGCGGTTTGCTGTTGGCGGTATTGCCTGAGGCGCAGGCGCAGGTGCTGGCGATTGCCGAGCAGCATGGCATCACGCTCAATCCTATCGGTGAGCTGCATGCCGCACAGGCAGGTAAACCGCTGATCGAGGTTGTGTAGTGTCCAAGATGCAAGGCAGGCCGGACAGCGCCGATTATCAACGCATTTTTCTGCAGGACGTGCCGCTGATTGACGTGCGTGCGCCGATCGAGTTTCAGCAAGGCGCCTTCGCTCAGGCTGTGAACCTGCCGCTGATGGTCGACAGCGAGCGGCAGGCGGTGGGCACTTGCTATAAGCAGCATGGTCAGCAAGCGGCGATTGCGCTCGGCCACAGCCTGGTGAACGGCAAACTGCGGGAACAGCGCACCGCCGCCTGGCTGGCGGCCTGTGCGCAGCGACCCGAAGGTTATATTTACTGCTTCCGTGGCGGGCTGCGCTCACAGCTGGTGCAGCAATGGCTGCATGAGGCCGGCGTCGAGTACCCGCGTATTACTGGCGGTTATAAGGCGCTGCGCAATTATCTGCTCGGCGTGTTGGCGCAAAGCGCGGCATTGCCGATGGCCCTGGTGGGCGGCAATACCGGCAGCGGCAAGACGCTGCTGGTCAACGAACTGGCCGACGGCGTCGATCTGGAAGGCGCGGCGCGCCATCGCGGTTCATCTTTTGGCCGAACGCTGGCGGGGCAAAGCTCACAGATCGATTTTGAGAATCGTCTGGCTGTGTTATTGCTGAAAAAACAGCATGGTGGCAGCCGCCGTTGGGTGCTGGAAGACGAAGGGCGGATCATCGGCAGCAACAATCTGCCGTTGCCGTTGTTCAACGGCATGCAGCAGGCACCGGTGGCGGTGATCGACGATCCGTTTGATATTCGCCTGGCACGCCTGCAGGCCGAATATATCGACGGGATGCGCGAACAGTTCGAACAGGCCTATGGCGTGGAAGAAGGCTGGTGGCAGTACGACGACTATCTGCATCACGGCCTGTTCGCCATTCGCCGCCGGTTGGGCCTGGAGCGCTTCCAGCAGCTGACGCAGCGGCTGGAAGCGGCGTTGCGGGCACAGCGTCTCAGCGGCCAGGGTGACGCGCACCGCGAGTGGTTGGCGCCCTTGTTGCAGCAGTACTACGATCCGATGTATTGCTATCAGTTGGAAAAGAAAGCCCAGCGGATCGTCTTCCGTGGGAACTATGCAGAAGTAAGAGAATTCTTGATGACGTTCAGCCAGAAAAACGGTGATTAATGCGACTGTTCATAGCCGAGAAACCGAGTTTGGCGCGCGCCATTGCCGACGTCTTGCCCAAGCCGCATCGCCGCGGCGACGGTTATATCGCCTGTGGCAACAACGACGTGGTGACCTGGTGCGTCGGCCACCTGTTGGAGCAGGCTCAGCCTGACGCCTATGACAGCCGCTATGCGCGCTGGTCGTTGGCAGACCTGCCGATAATTCCCGAAAAATGGCGGTTGCAGCCGCGGCCTTCGGTCAGCAAACAGCTCAACGCCATTAAAAAGTTGCTGCTCGAAGCCGATGAAGTGGTTCACGCCGGCGACCCGGATCGCGAAGGGCAACTGCTGGTGGATGAGGTGCTGGACTACCTGGATTTGACGGCGGAAAAGCGCCAGAACGTGCGCCGCTGTCTGATCAACGATCTCAACCCGCAGGCGGTGGAGCGTGCGGTTGAACGCCTGCGCGACAACCGTGATTTCATTCCGTTGTGCGTGTCTGCGCTGGCGCGTTCGCGCGCCGACTGGTTGTACGGCATCAATATGACCCGCGCCTACACGCTGCTGGGCCGCAACGCCGGTTACGACGGCGTGCTGTCGGTAGGCAGGGTGCAGACGCCGGTGCTCGGATTGGTGGTACGGCGTGATGAAGAGATCGAAAACTTCGTGCCAAAAGACTTCTTTGAGGTCAAGGCGCACATCGTCACGCCGAAAGAAGAACGCTTCGTGGCGCTGTGGCAGCCCAGTGAGTCCTGTGAGCCTTATCAGGACGAAGAGGGGCGTTTGCTGCACCGGCCGTTGGCGGAGCATGTGGTCAAGCGCATTGAAGGCCAGCCGGCTCTGGTCACGTCTTATAACGATAAACGGGAATCGGATACCGCGCCGCTGCCGTTTTCGCTCTCCACGCTGCAAATCGAAGCGGCACGGCGTTATAACCTCAGCGCGCAACAGGTGCTGGACGTTTGCCAGCGGCTGTACGAAACCCACAAGTTGATTACCTATCCGCGTTCCGACTGTCGCTACCTGCCGGAAGAGCATTTCGCCGGCCGCCACGCGGTGCTGAACGCCATCAGCGTGCACCAGCCCGAGCTGTATCCGCAGCCGGTGATCGACAGCGATCGCCGCAACCGTTGCTGGGACGATAAAAAGGTCGACGCGCACCACGCCATCATTCCCACCGCCCGCGCCGGCAAGATTAATCTGACGCAGGATGAGCGGAACGTGTATGGGCTGGTGGCGCGCCAGTATCTGATGCAGTTCTGTCCGGATGCGGTATTCCGCAAATGTGTGATCGAGCTGGATATCGCCGGCGGCAAATTTATCGCCAAGGCGCGATTCCTGGCGGAA
Above is a window of Serratia nematodiphila DZ0503SBS1 DNA encoding:
- a CDS encoding DNA topoisomerase III, which encodes MRLFIAEKPSLARAIADVLPKPHRRGDGYIACGNNDVVTWCVGHLLEQAQPDAYDSRYARWSLADLPIIPEKWRLQPRPSVSKQLNAIKKLLLEADEVVHAGDPDREGQLLVDEVLDYLDLTAEKRQNVRRCLINDLNPQAVERAVERLRDNRDFIPLCVSALARSRADWLYGINMTRAYTLLGRNAGYDGVLSVGRVQTPVLGLVVRRDEEIENFVPKDFFEVKAHIVTPKEERFVALWQPSESCEPYQDEEGRLLHRPLAEHVVKRIEGQPALVTSYNDKRESDTAPLPFSLSTLQIEAARRYNLSAQQVLDVCQRLYETHKLITYPRSDCRYLPEEHFAGRHAVLNAISVHQPELYPQPVIDSDRRNRCWDDKKVDAHHAIIPTARAGKINLTQDERNVYGLVARQYLMQFCPDAVFRKCVIELDIAGGKFIAKARFLAEAGWRTLLGSKERDEENEGAPLPVVAKDDELLCERGEVVERQTQPPRPFTDASLLSAMTGIARFVQDKALKKILRATDGLGTEATRAGIIELLFKRAFLYKKGRYIHSSETGRALIHSLPDLAARPDMTANWEATLTQISEKSCRYQDFMQPLVGTLQELIYQAKQSRASMAFRGLPPPPSSGGKKRRKSAGKAQEKSE
- the mnmH gene encoding tRNA 2-selenouridine(34) synthase MnmH: MQGRPDSADYQRIFLQDVPLIDVRAPIEFQQGAFAQAVNLPLMVDSERQAVGTCYKQHGQQAAIALGHSLVNGKLREQRTAAWLAACAQRPEGYIYCFRGGLRSQLVQQWLHEAGVEYPRITGGYKALRNYLLGVLAQSAALPMALVGGNTGSGKTLLVNELADGVDLEGAARHRGSSFGRTLAGQSSQIDFENRLAVLLLKKQHGGSRRWVLEDEGRIIGSNNLPLPLFNGMQQAPVAVIDDPFDIRLARLQAEYIDGMREQFEQAYGVEEGWWQYDDYLHHGLFAIRRRLGLERFQQLTQRLEAALRAQRLSGQGDAHREWLAPLLQQYYDPMYCYQLEKKAQRIVFRGNYAEVREFLMTFSQKNGD